Within the Ranitomeya imitator isolate aRanImi1 chromosome 8, aRanImi1.pri, whole genome shotgun sequence genome, the region tcatatctgctccagttatatctgcaccagtcatatctgctccagtcatatctaccCCAGTCATATCTaccccagtcatatctgcaccagtcatatctgcaccagtcatatctgcaccagtcatatctgcaccagtcatatctgctccagttatatctgctccagttatatctgcaccagtcacatctgcaccagtcatatctgctccagttatatctgcaccagtcatatctgctccagtcatatctgctccagtcatatctgcaccagtcatatctgctccagtcatatctgctccagtcatatatgcaccagtcatatctgcaccagtcatatctgcaccagtcatatctgctccagtcatatctgcaccagtcatatctgcaccagttatatctgctccagtcatatctgcaccagtcatatctgcaccagtcatatctgcaccagtcatatctgcaccagtcatatctgctccagtcatatctgctccagtcatatctgcaccagtcatatctgcaccagtcatatctgcaccagtcatatctgctccagtcatatctgcaccagtcatatctgctccagttatatctgctccAATCATATCTGCTCCACTCATATctcctccagtcatatctgcaccagttatatctgcaccagtcatatctgcaccagtcatatctgctccagtcatatctgcaccagtcatatctgcaccagttatatctgctccagtcatatctgcaccagtcatatctgctccagtcatatctgcaccagtcatatctgcaccagtcatatctgctccagtcatatcttctccagtcatatctgcaccagtcatatctgcaccagtcatatctgcaccagtcatatctgcaccagtcatatctgctccagtcatatctgcaccagtcatatctgcaccagttacatctgctccagtcatatctgcaccagtcatatctgcaccagtcatatctgcaccagtcatatctgctccagtcatatctgctccagtcatatctgcaccagtcatatctgcaccagtcatatctgcaccagtcatatctgcaccagtcatatctgcaccagtcatatctgctccagtcatatctgcaccagtcatatctgcaccagtcatatcttctccagtcatatctgctccagtcatatctgcaccagtcatatctgcaccagtcatatctgcaccagtcatatctgctccagtcatatctgcaccagtcatatctgcaccagtcatatctgcaccagtcatatctgcaccagtcatatctgctccagtcatatctgcaccagtcatatctgcaccagtcatatctgcaccagtcatatctgcaccagtcatatcttctccagtcatatctgcaccagtcatatctgcaccagtcatatctgcaccagtcatatctgctccagtcatatctgctccagtcatatctgcaccagtcatatcttctccagtcatatctgctccagtcatatctgtaccagtcatatctgcaccagtcatatctgcaccagtcatatcttctccagtcatatctgctccagtcatatctgctccagtcatatctgcaccagtcatatcttctccagtcatatctgctccagtcatatctgctccagtcatatctgcaccagtcatatcttctccagtcatatctgcaccagtcatatctgcaccagtcatatctgcaccagtcatatctgcaccagtcatatcttctccagtcatatctgcaccagtcatatctgcaccagtcatatctgcaccagtcatatctgctccagtcatatctgctccagtcatatctgcaccagtcatatcttctccagtcatatctgctccagtcatatctgtacCAGTCATATCTgtaccagtcatatctgctccagttatatctgctccagttatatctgcaccagtcatatctgctccagtcatatctgcaccagtcttatctgctccagtcatatctgctccagttatatctgctccagttatatctgctccagtcatatctgtaccagtcatatctgctccagtcatatctgctccagttatatctgcaccagacatatctgctccagtcatatctgcaccagtcttatctgctccagtcatatctgctccagttatatctgctccagtcatatcttctccagtcatatctgctccagtcatatctgtacCAGTCATATCtataccagtcatatctgcaccagtcatatctgctccagtcatatctgcaccagtcttatctgctccagtcatatctgctccacttATATCTGCACCGGTCATATCTGCAccggtcatatctgctccagttatatctgctccagtcatatctgcacctgtTATATCTGCACCAGTAATATCtgttccagtcatatctgctccagttatatctgcaccagtcatatctgcaccagtcatatctgctcgtTATATCTGCACCTGTTATATCTGCACCAGTAATATCtgttccagtcatatctgctccagttatatctgcaccagtcatatctgcaccagtcatatctgcaccagtcatatctgctccagtgatATCTGCACCTGTTATATCTGCACCAGTAATATCTGTTccagttatatctgctccagtcatatctgctccagtcatatctgcaccagtcatatctgcacctgttatatctgcaccagtcatatctgctccagttatatctgcacctgttatatctgcaccagtcatatctgttccagtcatatctgctccagttatatctgcaccTGTTATATCTGCACCAGTAATATCtgttccagtcatatctgctccagttatatctgcaccagtcatatctgcaccagtcatatctgcaccagtcatatctgcacctgtTATATCTGCACCAGTAATATCtgttccagtcatatctgctccagtcatatctgctccagtcatatctgctccagtcatatctgctccagtcatatctgctccagtcatatctgctccagtcatatctgcaccagtcatatctgcacctgttatatctgcaccagttatatctgttccagtcatatctgcaccagtcatatctgcaccagtcatatctgcaccagtaatatctgctccagtcatatctgttccagtcatatctgcaccagttatatctgtaccagttagatttgcaccaatcatatctgcaccagtgcattttgacgatgcggcgacccgcGTAAAGCGCAGCTGGTTGGaatttgtttttttctctgcagtgtcaaaacgacgcatgcggaggcatctgcatacatccgcacgacctgcatacctaatgctaAAGATAcgtacgcaggtcgcatgcggaAGAGGGCGGAGAtgagcagcggaggtgcggccatGGGCGggacttcacagaggaagtccgcagccctccgcagctcagcaaaatgctagtgtgaaactagcctttaatctggagaaatttcccccatgcttccagaagcccctccacaagttggtttgggtGATGGGCACTTTCTtcaccatatggtcaagctgctcccacaacagctcaatggtgctgagatctggtgactgtgctggccacacCATTACACATAGATACCAgctgctgcttcttc harbors:
- the LOC138648156 gene encoding uncharacterized protein slr1819-like → MTGADMTGADMTGADMTGADMTGTDITGADITGADMTGADMTGADMTGADITGADMTGTDITGADITGADITGADMTGTDMTGADITDMTGADMTGADITGTDITGADITGADITGADMTGADMTGADMTGADITGADMTGTDITGADITDITGADMTGTDITGADITGADMTGADITGADMTGADMTGADISGADMTGADKTGADMTGADMTGADMTGIDMTDMTGADMTGGDMTGGDITGADMTGADITGGDITGADITDMTGADITGADMTGAEITSTDITGADMTGADMTGEDMTGADITGADITGADMTGADITGADMTGADITGGDMTGGDMTGTDMTGADMTGADMTGTDMTVKVAGNDLWTGLSSEDTESARRACLRSDSMDCRDFFVLFRKLTLIPSSRLAEPLAHSGTGFA